A segment of the Canis lupus baileyi chromosome 21, mCanLup2.hap1, whole genome shotgun sequence genome:
ATATTCTTAttactccattttacaaatagaaCTTGAGGGTTACAAAGTCACTGCTCCTAAGCTCACCTAATGGGGTAGTCAGAACTGGAATCTCTGTGGGTGGGACAATAAAGCCCAGGGAAATAAACTACTGTCCTGTACTGTTTCCCGGTAAGGTGGCACCTGGAGCTGGTCACTCTGAAGGTCACTCCCCCCACCACAAGCCTGACCATAAATTTCCTCTGCTCCAGGGAAAACCTAGCAGTTTGCAGATCActgatctctctttttctcttctcccagaagtATCTTCCTCAGAGTCATCGCTCAGTATCTCGAAGCACACACCCCATCGAGCCTACTGGATAGAGCAGCAGAACAGGGTTAGAAACACCCAGGAAGATTGGGGATTTtagtggggtggggatgggcaaTTTGGGGTTGCAGAGGTGAAGGGGGGAGGGTGGTTTGTAGAGTGGAGGGGCAGGCAGGTTGGTTGGGGGTCTTGAGGCTAGAGGGAGCAGGTGGGGCATTTCAGCTCCGGGCAGGGCTGGGGTTCCTGGGACATCTGAGCCTCTTGCTGCCTCTCCAGCTGCCACTGCCTCTGATGGAAGTCATGGAGAATGAAGCTCTGGAAATCCTCACCAAAGCCCTCTGGAGTGAGCGCTTTCCCCCAGCTCCCACAAGAGACCCTGGGGGATTTTGCTGGGCTTGGGCCTCTGGGAGTGGGGTTTCAGGATGTGCATGCCTTGTCAGATTCCCCTAACACCCACAAGTATTCCAGGAGCCCTACCAAAAGTAAAAAATGGGGGGACTGGGCACAGGGACACCCAGTCAGGAAAAAGCATGGGTGACTTTCAGGGGCCTGGGCTCCAGCCTTAACGCAGCCCCTCTCTAGCTAACTCGGCTTTTCTAAAGCTGTTTCTACACTCCCTACTCTTTGTGTGACCTTGGCTCCCTCCCTCGGGTGCTACGAGGAACCACTGGACAATGGATTATTTGGGTAAAAGTCCCCTCCTTTGCCCTGCTTATAATTTAAGACAGGGTTGCTGGCTAATTGCTTAGAGTAGGTGGCCCAGGAGGTGTCCACAGAGCTGCCAGCTACCACAGTTTAGGCCTGCAACACTCTAACCTTGTCCTCACCATTGCTCCACCTCAACACTCGCATCCTCCTCCACATCCCCCATCTGTTTAGCGTACAGGTGTATAACttgacccttaaaaaaaaaaaaacctgtcaggGCCCAGCACCTTGGAGATCCAGTTTCCCAGACTAACACAGAACCGAGTGCCAAGCGTTCCTGCCACCCCAAGTCACCCGCGGTTCCTCAAATCTCACATGCAGCGACGCTGCGGGGGAGGCCATGCCCCTGCTCACTGCTCTGAGCGGAGCTCTGTCCTCCAGGCTACCGGTCAGGGATTGGCCGGGATCACTTCCTGACCAAGCAGCTGCAGCGATACATCGAGGGGCTCAAGAGGCGTCGGAGCAAGAGGCTGCACCTCGTAACGTATTGAGAACGCCGCTTCCGGCTCAAGTGACCGACAGCCCGACTCCAGCCCCCCGCCCCTGTCCCGTCCCCAGACCCAAGCCTGACCCCGTCCACGTGGAATTTGAgtcctaaagaaataaaagactgtgCACGGTCGGTGAGTCAGTGCGTGGCTGCCCGCGTGAGGCGGACGCATGTGGCTCCGCCCTTCCCCGTGACCTTCACTCGGTCACCGCAGTGACCTTGAGCGTTCTCCGTCCAGGCCCTATTGGCTCCTCCTTCCCGGGACTCGCAATCCAGGACTTCTTGCATGTTTTATGTCTGCTTCTCCCGGCTCCGGTCGAGCAGCTGTGTGGGGATATTGGTTCTGCGGTCCGAGTGCCCCATCGTGTAATcttgagggaagggggagaaggtaAAGGGGTAGCGCCTTTCCTCCAGTTTGGGTGCGCTAGGCCCCGCCCCTCATGCATATGCAGTTACACGAGCCTCCCCGCTGCCCCGCCCTCTCATTTGCATATGCAAGTCTCTCCCTGCCCCGCAGCTGCGGCCGCAGAACCGCCTCGTCCACTCCTCTCGCGCGCAGCGCGCCCCGCCCCTCGTTACGTAAGACCGCCGCTGGTTCCAACACCCCGCGGAGCCTCCAGGTCTCCGCTGGCCTCGCCCCTCAGCCGCCGCCTTCCCCAGTGCGCCGCCCCGGCTCGGCGGCGGTGGGCGGGGCCCTCGCGAAGGTCCGCCCCCTGGCTCCGCCGGCTCCGCCCCGACCGGTCCGGGCACGCAGGCGCCGCCGCTCCACTTGTCTGATTAGCATAGAGCGCCAAGGCCCGCCCCCTGCTTTGCATGCGCAGGCCGGCCCCACCCCCGCTGTCAGCTGGAGGAAGCAGAGTAGGAAGCGGCCGCGATGTCCTTTTGTGTCCTACAAGCCGCCGGCGGCGCCGCCGAGTGAGGGGacgcggcgcggcggggcggtGCGGCCCGAGGAGGCGGCGGAGGAGGGGCCGTTCGCGGCCCCAGGCTCACCCCGGCGCTCCGGGCCGCTCGGCCCCCATGCCTGCCAGCCCGCCTCGCCGGAGCCCCAGGTCCGGGGGCGGAGGGGAGCGCCGCTGAGGGCGGGGGACGGGCGGGACGCGGGGGCCATGTGCGAGCGCGGCTGGGAGGCGGGGGTCGGGGGCGCTCCGGCTCCGGGACCAACCGGGGTCACGGCTGGGACCGGGTCCAGGGCCGGACGGGCTTAGGGTCCGGGCGGGATCCGGTGTTAAGGTCCGAGTGCGTCggcctggggcaggggccggTTCTGGCTCCGGCTGCGGGTCCTGCCCGGGGTCAGGCTTGGGCCTCGGATCCAGCCCCAGGGCAGGGTTCACTCCCGCCCCCGGAGCAAGTCGAAGTCCTAGGGGCGGGCCTCGGTGGGAGACAGGGAGGGTTCCCTGTCGGGGAAGGGGCTTCGAGGACCACGTGGGGGCGCTCGAAGGGGCCGTGGGCCACCCGCCTCTCTGGGTCAAAGGTCATCGCACCGGCAGGGGAGAACTTCCTCCTCCTTGGCGCTCCCCATTTACTTCCTGATAACCTGATAGAGGTCTCCTgcgggcggagggggaggggaggcgcggCAACTTTAGGCAACTTTCCGTAGGTGGGCGCaggttgggggggcggggcgccccTGAGGTAGAGGATTCTGCGGCAGCAGAAGTGTAAGAGCGGTTGTGCTGGCGGGGGTTAGGGGGCCAGGTGGGGTGTAAGGAGGTGGACCCGCGTCGGCCGGTGGGCCTGGGATTGGGATGCCGGGCTAGGTGGGGCGGGGTGTCAGGTGTGAAAGGGTTTGAGTGTGTGTGTCAGGTGGGCGCAAGGTGAGTGTGTTTGGGATTGAGTGTGTGTGATGGTGAGCCTTGGGTGTGACTCTGTTTATGGGTTGTGCACTTTAGTAGGAGTGTGTGAAGACAAATGGAAGCCAGAGTGAGAGCCAGGGTTTGGGGAAGGCCATGTGTGAGAGCGCGGAAGTGCCCAgtagagagtgagcatgtgtgagcatgtgAGGATACCTGGGAACCCAGGTGAGTGGGAGTGCGTGAACCCCACCAACTGCCCTCGTGTGCCTGGTTTGCACTTTTGAATGGAGGACACCCAAGTGAAGGGAAATCACCAAGGTGTCCAACATCTGGAGAAAATTGAAAGGTATCTGGCTACTGGCTGAGGATTCCAGATGGGGTTGAAGGTCACCTGGGGACTAAGGTTACCCTGCTCCTTGGCCCTGGTGGGAGTAGGGAGTTTCCAGACCTCCCCCAGTTTTCCAAGTGGGAGACCTTGCTGTCAGTTACTGGCCCTGGAGGCTTTGGAGGCTCTGTTCCCATGGTAACAGCTGGGGGGGGCCCTCTTCATGGGCAGCCCTTCCATGgactctgcccctccttccctccccctcaaTGATCCTGGAAGCCTGGCCCTAGGCCTGGGGTTGGGCAACCAGGGTGGCATTGTGTATCCATCCCCCATCCCAGTGTCTCCCTGTGTGACCCAACAGGTCTCTCCCTGCAGGTGACCAGCGCCATGTCCAGCCAGGTGGTGGGCATTGAGCCTCTCTACATCAAGGCAGAGCCAGCAAGCCCCGACAGCCCAAAGGGTTCCTCGGAGACCGAGACTGAGCCCCCTGTGGCCCTGGCTCCTGGCCCAGCTCCCACCCGCTGCCTCCCAGGCCacaaggaagaggaggatggggagggggctgggcctgGCGAGCAGGGTGGTGGAAAGCTGGTGCTCAGCTCCCTGCCCAAACGCCTCTGTCTCGTCTGTGGGGATGTGGCTTCTGGCTACCACTATGGTGTGGCGTCCTGTGAGGCCTGCAAAGCCTTCTTCAAGAGGACCATCCAGGGTGAGCCCCCACTGCACTCCTGTGCGTTTTTGCCCTTCTGGGCCTAGCACTCCCCAGGGTGCACTGCTGGGTGGCAGTAGGTCCTCAGACTGCTGCAGTACCATTTGGGGTTCCCAAGTTCCTCCTACCTCCTGGGAGTGCTGTTTCCCTGCAAAGTTAAATAAAGCCACCAGGATGTGTTGATGGATTGATTGGATGTGGGATGTGAGAGAGGACTCTAGGTTTCTGGGTGCTGGGACCCTAGCACCTTCCTTGGTGGCTCTGAAAAATTTAGAAGCAGCCCCTGTCTGCTTCTAAACTGTGTTCTCGCTTCTGGCTGCTGCTGACCTCTCAGCAACCCATAAGGTGCCAGCATTGTGACCCTAGTTGCGGCccaggaagattttttaaagttttgttcaGGTCCCATGGGTAGAAAAtagcagaaccaggatttgaacttgGGTTGATTCAGGTCCAGAGCTGACGGCTGCCTCTGCTTATTACTTATAACTGAACTTCGGACAGATGGCTCGCAACTGATTGTGACATTCCAGTGGGTTTTGATTTGGCCAACACCCACTGCTCTAAAACCATCTGTGCTCTCTTCTGGTTGGAAGGCCGGCGAAGTAAGTGGTCCAGATCCAGGTGTCTCCTACCCACCTAGCACTCCTTCATTCTCTGTTGACTCCGTTGCCAAACTTTATTGAGCCTTAGCCATAGATCacaatcatttattgagcatttgggCACTGTGAACCATGCTGAACACATTACCTTGACATTTCCTTCCATTCTTACTAGCTGTCTTTGTAGGAAGTACTGTTTtgatctcattttacagatgggagaaTTGAGGGCCTGGGGGCTTAGGTACTGGACTCACTCAAGGTCATGTAGTTGGTAAGTGGTAGTGTCAGGATGGGCCCCTGGCCGCCTCCAGAGCCCTTGTTCTTCACAGACCTGTGCTTTGCTGTCCTGACCATTGTTCCAGGCATGGGGACCTAGCTGGGACTAAGCCATGTATATTCCAGCagaagtgagagagaaaacaatgaaTTGCACAAAACTGTTGTAATATAGCTGTTGtctggagggggaggagcaggatgTGTGCCAAGGAATCTGGTTGGGCTGGGGGCTCTGGAGGTCTCCTCGGAGGAGGTGTCTTGAGCTGCCTGCACAGGCCTGAATAAAGGGTATAGGAGGAATGTGCCTATGAAGCCAGGAGGGCCAACATGCCTTTACTCAGTCAGATGTTAGGAGGAGCTGCCACTACGTGCCAGGCCATGTTCCCAGCACTAGGCAGTCCTGGCCTTCATGGAGCAGATGCTAAAGGAGGaagacagataataaaataagtatgtgTGTAGTGGCTCAGAGGGTGCCAAGAGGTGACGAGAAACTATCAGTCTGGGCAGGTGGCAGAAGTCTGTAGAGGGGCACCCGGCATTCTCagagcagggccagggagggccTGCCTCCCTGAGGTGACAGGGAGTAGAGatctgaaggaggtgagggagcgGTGTGCCCTGAGGCTGGGGTCTGTGTGAGGAATTCTGAGTTGGCTGGGCCAGAGCAGAGTGCGAGGCAGATGACATTAGAAAGGTGGGCCCTGGAGACCTCACAGGCCTCAGGGACACTTGGGCTTTTACTCTGAGGGGGGAAATCACAGGGtttggagcaggggagggacaggatCTGACTTAGGTTGAAGGAGTTGTCCTGGCCCCTGTATTGACATTAACAAGGCAGAAGAGGAGGCCAGAAGGAAGGTGAGGTGATGGTGACTCTGGTTAGGGGTGGGAGCAGGCACGGGGTTAGGATGAGTCAGCTTCTGGACATATTAGGAGGTGAAGCTCACCAGGTCCTGTCAATGGGTTGGATTTTGGTGTAAGAGAAGAATCAAAGATGTTTCCTGGGTTTCTGCTTGAACAGCTGGACACATGGGAGTTGTAGGTTTTGGAGGGGTAGGTCGAGGGCTCCATTTAGGACAAGTGAAGTTTGTCACGCCTTCTAGATGTACAAGAGGTTGAGGCGGTGGGATGTGAGTCTAGAGTTCACGCAGCTCTATTGATAGAAATGTGAAGGCCCAAGACCGGTGAGTTCACCATGGGAGTGAGTTGATGGAGACGAggtcccagggcagccctgggtccTTCAATGGAAGGAGTGTGTGGGGTACACAGAAACTACAAAGTGGTCAGTGAGGTGGAAGGAAGATGGGTGTGGTGTCCTAGAGGCAAAAGGTGAAAAGTGTCCCCATGTTTGTGGGAGCAGGACATGATCCATGGCATTAGATGCCCCTTTAGGCCAAGTAAGATGAGGACAAGAATGGACTATGGGATGTAGCAGTGTGGAGGCTGCTGTGGCCCTGGATGGGAACAGATGAGGTTAGTAGAGTCCAGGGACGTGGCTTGACTagaggctgggggcagaggtCAGTCTGACACCTCTGGTCTCAAGCTTCCCTTGCCTAGTCAGGAGCCCCCAGCCCAGAGGCCAGTCCCCCTAGGGCTCTGGGCTTCCCTGCCACACTCTGGGCACTCCTGCTCTTCCCAGACCTGTGCTTGCCCTGGGTGAGTCCGGGCTCTCCCATCTTCTGAGCCCCCTCTGGGCCCTGGGAGGCCGCCACTGGAGCCCTGCCTCTTTCTGGCAGGGAGCATTGAGTACAGCTGTCCGGCTTCCAACGAGTGCGAGATCACCAAGCGGAGACGCAAGGCCTGCCAGGCCTGTCGCTTCACCAAGTGCCTGCGGGTGGGCATGCTCAAGGAGGGTGAGCACGGGGCACGGGCCTGGGTGCATGGAGCTGGGGTGGGCAAGGCCTGGGAAGTTCTGGTGGAATCTACTGGGCAGGAGGGCTCTGCACAGTAAgccacccccagccccatggACACAGCCCTATCCTAAATTCAAGGAGTACGTCTGGACCGTGTCCGAGGTGGGCGCCAGAAGTACAAGCGGCGGCCCGAGGTGGACCCGTTACCCTTCCCAGGCTCCTTCCCTGCTGGACCCCTGGCAGTAGCTGGAGGCCCTCGGAAAACTGGTGAGAGTGCTATGGGTCCTCGAAGTTCAGGTTCAGATGGGGCCGGGACATGAGAGGCCTGTTAGGTGTCTGTCACCCAGGATGGGTGTCGTGGGCATTGGGCTCTcggttttcctttcatttgttgGCAATACATCTCcctgaagtatttttaaaaatacctttttttttttttaaatcagtccCTGAGTAGTACACCTGGGAACCGGGAAAGATTTTTCTCATACTCAGAACTTGTCCATGAACTTGATTTCCCTGGGAGATGGTGAGAGCCCTTCCCGAGAGCAGTGTCCAGGCCTGGCTGGCCAGTGGCTATGAGGAAGGCTGCAGGGGAACTAATTTGGGCAAGACACTTGACCCTGAAGGGGCCTGCAGGGGGATGAATTCGAGTGCCTCTTCCATCTGTCACTGCAGCTCCTGTAAATGCACTGGTGTCTCACCTGCTGGTGGTAGAGCCCGAGAAGCTCTATGCCATGCCTGACCCAGCGGGCCCTGACGGACACCTCCCAGCTGTGGCTACCCTCTGTGACCTCTTTGACCGAGAGATTGTGGTCACCATCAGCTGGGCCAAGAGTATCCCAGGTAAAGGGCCGGGGTGATGTGGGGCTTCCCTCTGTAGGCCAGGCCATGCCTGGCTCTGGTGAGCTTGTTCAGCCAGGTCTGCTTCCCACTATCCTCCAGGCTTCTCGTCACTGTCACTGTCTGACCAGATGTCAGTACTGCAGAGTGTATGGATGGAGGTCTTGGTGTTGGGTGTGGCCCAGCGCTCACTGCCACTGCAGGATGAGCTGGCCTTTGCTGAGGACCTGGTCCTGGATGAAGAGGGGGCACGAGCAGCTGGCTTGGGGGAACTTGGGGCCGCCCTGCTGCAGCTGGTGAGGCGACTGCAGGCCCTGAGGCTGGAGCGTGAGGAATATGTCCTGCTGAAGGCTCTGGCCCTTGCCAATTCAGGTGAGTCCATGGTGACAGGTGTCTCCAGGAGGCCCTCTAGTCTGTAACCCTGATTGTGGCACCATCTCATCTCACAGATGATAAAAATTGGGGATTAGGGATGAATAGTGTTTTGTTTCAAGTCCCAAAGGTGAGGGCAGACCCAGGAACTACATGTAGGATTTGGAGCTCTAGGGCCATCCTTATGTGGACAGGTGAACGATTCAgtgggagggaagtggggggaagACAAAAGGTGGCCATAGGTGAGGAAGAAAGGGTGGGCCATGGCTCATGGGCAGGAGCAGTGAGTGGTGCTCCAATAAGCCTATCGGAtctgcatctggctcctcctCAGGCCCCATCCCACAGTGCTCAAGCAGATGTGGGCTTAGCCATTTCTGGAGATGGTCCATGTCAACAGCATCTGACCCCTCCTTGCAGACTCCGTGCACATTGAGGATGCCGAGGCTGTGGAGCAGCTGCGAGAAGCTCTACATGAGGCCCTGCTGGAATATGAAGCCGGCCGGGCAGGCCCCGGAGGGGGTGCTGAGCGGCGGCGGGCAGGCAGGCTGCTGCTCACACTACCGCTCCTACGCCAGACAGCGGGCAAAGTGCTGGCCCATTTCTACGGGGTGAAGCTGGAGGGCAAGGTGCCCATGCACAAGCTGTTCTTGGAGATGCTCGAGGCCATGATGGACTGAGGCAAGGGGTGGGCATGGGTGGGGGTGCTGGCAGGACCCGCCCGGAATGGGTTCAGCCCCaagggggcagagctggggtctGGGCAGTGCCACAGCCTGCTGGCAGGGCCAGGGCAATATCATCAGCCCCTGGGAACAGGCCCTacgccctcccctcctctctcccaggGGGTCTTAGAAGCTGGGAATGTGTGCGCCCAGGCTCTGGGCACAGTGCTGCCCCTTGCAAGCCATAACGTGCCCCCAGAGTGTCGGGGGCCTTGCGGAAGCCATAGGGGGCTGCAGgggacatgtgtgtgtgtgttgggggtgggggcagaagccTGAtctcagggagggaagggagtggAGGCAACAGTCTCCCAGTGGGTGATGCTTTTGCTGCTGCTTAATCCTACCCCCTCTCCAGAGCAGAGGGGGATTTGGAGAGCAAAGGCCCCTGCCCCCTTCGCTCCTCTCCTCATCATTTGCATTGGGCattactgcccccccccccttgaaGCAATAACTCCAAGCAGGCTCCAGCCCCTGGACCCCTGGGGTGGCCATGGCCCCCCATCAGCTCCCACCCAGCCTCCTCAGGGGGTAGTGAGAGCACTGCCTCTATGCCCTGCAGAGCAATAacactatatttatttttggGTTTGGCCAGGGAGGTGCAGGGACATAGGGCAAGCCAGGGCCCAGAGCCCTTGGCTGTACAGAGACtctattttaatgtatatttgctGCAAAGAGAAACCGCTTTTGGTTTTGAACctttaatgagaaaaagaaatatatcgaGCTCAAGAACATCGTGTTTCTCGTGTGTCACTGGGTCACGGGTGGGGATACACGACGGACTAGCAAATAGGCTAGATATAAACAGAAACATACACAGTTACAGACTTCAAAATTAGTATCTGGCACGATTAAGTCTCGGTTTCCTCATCACTCAGCAGCATGTTGGGGATCCCGCGACTGATGGGGAACAGACGTCCAGACTCTGGGCACTGCAGGGTGCCCTCCAACACATCCACCTGCGGGGAAGCGGGGAACAGAGCTGAGTACCCGCAGCCTCGGGCTGTGGCTGGGTGGCCGGGGAAGCAAGCGATGGGCTAGCTCTCACCTCCAGCAGCACGTGGTGCATCTGCCTCAGGAATTTCTCATCATGCTCATACCCTTCAATCGGCCCTTTGGGTACCTCGACCAGATGCAACTGTGGGCAAAGGCCTAAGTCATCTCCGGGCGTCCCGCCCCTCGCTCTGGGCTGGCGGTGAGAccactcccccccgccccactcccccGGAAGGTGAACACGGGCGTGGGGGAGGGTCCTCACGGTCTCCGCCGCCTCCAGAAGCGCCGCCCACTCCACCTTGGGTATCATACGCGCCACGAAGTCGGGATTGAACTCCACGGGGTTGATGCGGACCTCGGTGGCCTGCAGGGTGGAGGGCTTCTGTTAGGGACCAGAGCCCGGCTTCTCCATTCCGCCCAGGGCACGGCCGCGAGCCCGCCCCCCCGCCGTTACCTGGAGGCGCAGAGGGAAGCCACGGGGCCCCACCCCCCGCACATGCGAGCTCAGCAGGTTGTGGGTGAGCAGCTTCATGTCGCGGCAACGCGCTTTCCCCAGGCCGGAACCGGAGGAAAGCGGACACTCCTCGCGTCACTTCCGGAACCGCTCCCGTCTCTGTCCTATTGGACGGCTCGGGCCAGCGGAAGTGGCCGGCATGCTGCAAGTTCCCGAGCAGCCGGGGCGGAGGGGCTTGAAGAGCTTGGTCGGGTCACGCGCTGCTGCCGGAAGCGGCCTGGCAGAGGACTGCGGCGTAGCCCCAGTGGCTTCCATTCACTACAGATCACGCTCAGTGTAGATCACGTGTAAAGCCGCCGCAGCGCAGGGGCCTTTGCTGAATGCAAAATAAACATGCTTTTCTCCTACACGGGCGGCCTGGCACCATCGTCTGCCGCCCCTCGCTTCCGGGTAAGGAAACGCCGCGGTCAATCCGTAAATTACGCCCACCACGAGAGCGACAACCCATCCCTGCACGCAAATAAGCCGCGCGGCTGTCGAAAGCCCCGCCCGCTTGTAACTGCCCTGGTTGTCCAGCCCCAGACGCCCAAGAGCCGAGCGCCCCAGAAGCCCCGCCCCTTGCTCGCGCCCCGACGCCTGCGCAGTGGAGGAGCCCAGCCGTGGGCGGGCCTGGCTGATGCTCCGCCTCTCGCGGGATCCCGCGGGGGCTTATCCTGctgggccccgcccctcgccgcgcctgggccgcgggggccgggccgTGGTGCGCAGCGGGGTCGGCGTGCGGCCGCTTGCGTTGGACGCCCTGACCGGCCCGGTGGGCTCCGGGTTCGTCCCCGCGGCTGCCTTCGGGTCTGCAGCACAGGCAGTGTCGGCAGCCGGAGGGTGCGGCAGCGAGGCAGGGACTGGACGCTTGGCGGGGCCCACGGTTTCAGAAGCGCCGCCTCCGCCATGGCCCCAATCAAGGTGACCGCTGGCCGGGCCAGCTTGAGCTCCCCTCCCGCCCGTCCTCCCGGGAGAGAatccccctccttcctgccctcagGACCCCTGCCCGCCGCGCCGGACGCTCCTCCTGCGGTTCTCCCTCAGCCACACCCTTTTGCA
Coding sequences within it:
- the ESRRA gene encoding steroid hormone receptor ERR1 isoform X2 — its product is MLKEGVRLDRVRGGRQKYKRRPEVDPLPFPGSFPAGPLAVAGGPRKTAPVNALVSHLLVVEPEKLYAMPDPAGPDGHLPAVATLCDLFDREIVVTISWAKSIPGFSSLSLSDQMSVLQSVWMEVLVLGVAQRSLPLQDELAFAEDLVLDEEGARAAGLGELGAALLQLVRRLQALRLEREEYVLLKALALANSDSVHIEDAEAVEQLREALHEALLEYEAGRAGPGGGAERRRAGRLLLTLPLLRQTAGKVLAHFYGVKLEGKVPMHKLFLEMLEAMMD
- the ESRRA gene encoding steroid hormone receptor ERR1 isoform X1; protein product: MSSQVVGIEPLYIKAEPASPDSPKGSSETETEPPVALAPGPAPTRCLPGHKEEEDGEGAGPGEQGGGKLVLSSLPKRLCLVCGDVASGYHYGVASCEACKAFFKRTIQGSIEYSCPASNECEITKRRRKACQACRFTKCLRVGMLKEGVRLDRVRGGRQKYKRRPEVDPLPFPGSFPAGPLAVAGGPRKTAPVNALVSHLLVVEPEKLYAMPDPAGPDGHLPAVATLCDLFDREIVVTISWAKSIPGFSSLSLSDQMSVLQSVWMEVLVLGVAQRSLPLQDELAFAEDLVLDEEGARAAGLGELGAALLQLVRRLQALRLEREEYVLLKALALANSDSVHIEDAEAVEQLREALHEALLEYEAGRAGPGGGAERRRAGRLLLTLPLLRQTAGKVLAHFYGVKLEGKVPMHKLFLEMLEAMMD
- the TRMT112 gene encoding multifunctional methyltransferase subunit TRM112-like protein isoform X1 codes for the protein MKLLTHNLLSSHVRGVGPRGFPLRLQATEVRINPVEFNPDFVARMIPKVEWAALLEAAETLHLVEVPKGPIEGYEHDEKFLRQMHHVLLEVDVLEGTLQCPESGRLFPISRGIPNMLLSDEETET
- the TRMT112 gene encoding multifunctional methyltransferase subunit TRM112-like protein isoform X2, which produces MKLLTHNLLSSHVRGVGPRGFPLRLQATEVRINPVEFNPDFVARMIPKLHLVEVPKGPIEGYEHDEKFLRQMHHVLLEVDVLEGTLQCPESGRLFPISRGIPNMLLSDEETET